The Deinococcus reticulitermitis genome segment AAAGTGAAGTTGCAGCGGCTCCTGGAGCCCCTGACCGAATGACCGCACCTGCTTGGCCAGCTCGCGCATGGCCGCCTGGCTGCCGCGTGCGCGTCCCGCCGCTTCCAGGCGCCCGTCTTGCAGCTGAAGCAGCGGACGCACCCCGAGCAGGTTTCCCATGAAGGCCGCCATCCCGCTCAGGCGTCCATTGATCTTCAGGAAGTCGAGTTTCTCGACCGCGCACATCAGAAGCAGCCGCTCGCGCAGACGCGGCAGCGCCGAATCGATCTCCTCGAAGCTGGCGCCGGTGTCGGCGAGGTGGGCGGCGTGCAGGGCGTGGAGTCCCAGGCCGTAGGTCACGCTCTGGGTATCGATGACGCGCACCCGGCCCCCGAACCCGCTCGCCGCTCGCCGGGCCACCTCGTAGTGCGGAGTGATGCGCGTGCTGCTCGCCAAATGAATCACGCCATCGGCCTTGTGCAGCGCCTCGTCAAACACGGCGGCGCACGCCTCGGCGCTGTAACGCCCGGTGGTGGCCGGCTGGCCGGTGCTCTGGACGAGGTCCACCAGCTTTTCCGGCGAGAGGTCTTGCTCCTCGTAGGTTTGCCCCATGTGATTGAGAGGCACCGACACCGTCCGGATGCCGCTGTAGGCCAGTTGTTGAGAAGAAAGGTCGCAGGTTGAGTCAGTGGTGATTGCAAGCATAGGAAACCTCGGTCAGAGGGCCAGCGGCGCGGGTCAACCTCCCCGTTCTGGAACCCCTCTCCCAGACTCCAGTGTGCCGAACGGACCCTTACGGCCTCGTCACACCGCTGTGGCTGCCACCCTCACCCGACGCCATCTTCGAAAACACAACGAAAGACGCCGCCCGCAGGCGACGCCTCTTCCGATCTGGTGGAGCTGAGGGGATTCGAACCCCTGACCTTCTGAATGCCATGCCGGATTCTGCCGTCCCAGACGCACTCCAACCACTTCTCCCGTGCAACGCCGACCCATTCCCGCAAAGCCTCCGTCGTGCCCAGGCTCCCGCTGGGGCATGGCAACGAGGAAGTCCGGCATGGTCCTGCGTGGGACTCGGTTGCACGCGGCGTTGCACGCCAAGCCCGTGACCCTGGCCCTTTCGCCGCGCCCAGGTCAGGCGTAGGCTACTCACTTCCCCGGACTACCATGCTCTCATGACCCAAGTCAAGGACGCCACCCACGCCGCTGGCTGGACCTTCGGCTCCCATCGAGCAGGCGCGTGCAGGCGTCGCGGACGGTTGGTGCGTCTCTCGGCGCGGCTCGGTGAGGTCACGGCAGATCTGGCGCAGGACTGGCTCCTGCTCACGGTCACGATGATCGAGCGCGACGACTCCGCTGGAGGTCTTGTGGGTGCTTGACGCGAGCTCCGAGTGCTGAGCGCGTAGGCGCTGGCCGATTGACACCTCTGCTCTGGTGAGAACCAATTCGTCTGTATCCGTGTGGATACAGGCTCAGCAGTGCCGCAACTGTGCCTCATCCATCGGGCAGTGCTCTGATGAAAGGGGTGAGCAATGACGGGCACTCTAGGATACGTTGACATGGACACTGTCAAGCTCGATCTCGCCTTGGAAGACCTGGCCAAGCGCGTCAAGCCGAAGTTCACTGAGGATGCCGTCGAACACAGCTTGACCGAGACGAAGTTCTACGAAGCGCTGGGTTATGAAAGAACTGGGCGCGACATTCGTCGTAAGCCCAAGGGCAAGGCAGGGATACCGGACGCGCTGCTGCTCAACAGTGACGACAGCATTCAAGTCGTCGTGGAAGTCAAGAAGCCGAGCGAGACGCTGACCGACCACGTCCCTCAACTCCGTCGCTACATGGTGGAACTGCGTGCGCCCTACGGCTTCCTGACCAACGGCACGGCCTTCCGCCTCTACAAGCGCAACGGGCAGACCATAGACGACTTGGA includes the following:
- a CDS encoding DegV family protein; translation: MLAITTDSTCDLSSQQLAYSGIRTVSVPLNHMGQTYEEQDLSPEKLVDLVQSTGQPATTGRYSAEACAAVFDEALHKADGVIHLASSTRITPHYEVARRAASGFGGRVRVIDTQSVTYGLGLHALHAAHLADTGASFEEIDSALPRLRERLLLMCAVEKLDFLKINGRLSGMAAFMGNLLGVRPLLQLQDGRLEAAGRARGSQAAMRELAKQVRSFGQGLQEPLQLHFLYAAGGEAGAEDLRAQLGYLHAKDLGVRPFGTGINANTGPGAVGVAALPARINLGAGAAMA